A region of the Anolis carolinensis isolate JA03-04 chromosome 1, rAnoCar3.1.pri, whole genome shotgun sequence genome:
ggtatagtgggttGAACATTGAGTACAACTCTGAAAACCTGGGTTAGTATCCCAACTCAGttgtggaaacccattgggtgaatagaaataaaaaggaaatccactatgtaaccttgggcaagtcacactctctcagaggaAAGCTAAGTCcaactctctctgaacaaatcttgccaagaaaactacaTGGTAGGTttaccttagagttgccataagtgagAAACAAATGAAGACACGGAGCAACAACACAGGGATAGAAATGTATGCTATGAATTAGCAGTGTGTGGCTTAACTTTGCAACAGGTCTTCCACAGCTcagataaaaaatatattttatttttactgttttgtaCTCTTCCTTGAAATCTTGAAATAGAGGGCAggtgaaaaattaaaaataaataaatgaaatgaaggcAAATGCAAATTAAGCTGCTAAGGATGATCCCACAACCACTGATTTACAATTGAGCTGATGGAGACTTAAAGTGCCCACCACTCTGTTTCCCGGTGTTTGATGTGTGAAGCAATGTTGGACTGGAGGTGAAAAGGTACTGGCTTTGGATTTATAGGCAGAAAGGACTGCTCATATTTGCAAAATACCACTTAATGCTGTAGTCAGATGATGAGCATGAATGGGCTGAAACAGCCTCCCATCGCTGTATGTGTTTCTCTCTATTTGCACATGTCTGTGCAAATATTCAGGATGAGCAAGACTGGTggcaaaaattatacaagaacCCATTCTATCTAAAAGAGTCATGTTATCTTTTCCTTCAGAACTGTCCTCCTGCTCTGGGCTGTGAACTAAGgtttattgacaaaattactcaTCTGAAACGCTTCCAGTCATTTGCAAAATTTACAATAATCTACCAAATAAAGCATTTATCTGCCAACTTGATAGGCACCAAATAACTGGTGTTTATAGGAATTTAAATTTAAGGAATTTTAGCTTTGCTCCAGGCTTTCTCTTCTCTCAATAGCAAATCATTCACGTTATTTTATCGTACAATGGGGAAAAGAGAAATCATTTTTATATCCATTTTGTTATTAATCAATTTTGTTATGTCAGATTCCTGGAATAAAGCTTTAGCCAACTTCCTTTTCGATGTACAGTACATGGGTAGGTTTCTGCTGCAAACTTAATAAATTTCTATATGACAGGGCTTGTTCTTTCAACTGAGTTTCTCACCAGAAGTAAGCTTGAGATAGATctgtgttgggtttcatccctgaactgcGCAAGTCTTTGTGTCATTaagtttctagtcctcaatgaGTTGCTAGTCTAGAGAAAGGGCTAAGCTCGGGGATTCCTTTTCCCACATCCTATGCAATgtttcctaaagcagtggttctcaacctgtgagtgttttggctcccagaaatctcagccagtttaccagctgttacgatttctgggagttgaaggcccaaacatctggggacccacaggttgagaatcactgccctaaaggctttgtctttgtctttactGCTAGCCACAGTCTCCTCCCCCTTTCATGAGGTAGAATTGGGAAGGCAATCTTTTTTTGTCTcctgcttttctttctcccaatgaggatgcattttgcctctctctagacaaaatgtagctgcatggacTTTTAACCTTTTACCTTATTTAGAAGATAAGACTTAGTAAGCTACTTAACTCCAAGAcctttctatcaagaatgtatttattttttactttaataACTATTTTTGAACCCAAAGTTCTGTCTCTACAATCCTGAGCCATCCTAAAGATTAGAAGGCTAGCCTTTCCACCAgatgtaagtttctgctggttctGGAGTTTACTCCTGGTACTCTGCTCTATTTTGGTGGAATTGCCCCAACTGACGGTTATTTTTCAGCCTAACAGTTCAGATTCCAGAACACTCTGGTATAACAGTAGTTGAGAGAAATAGGAGTGAAATTCCACCAGTAATTTTTAACACAATTTCCCAAAAATGTTAAGatctataagtaaaggtaaagggtttaacccactgtgccaaagGAGGCTCCTTCTGTATCACATAAAGGAGATGAGAAAGATGGATAAGATACATATACATAGGATAAAATAGCAGGTTTAGAAAGAACAGATGCAGCCTCTTGTTCCAGCAACACTCAGAAGGTTTCCTCATAAGCAAATATCCCCAAATCTTCAATTTTGCTCTATTATCCTGGAGCATCATGTGCTCCAGGCAGAAGGTAAATTTCCAAAAGATTCCACACACCCCATGCATCTGCTAAAGGAAATATTTGCCAGGGAAAACCCTAACTACTTTTTGTCAATGAAATGAGGCAGACAAGCTTTGGAGTTTGCCCCATTTCATGGGTAAGTAAGCATGCATAGGATGGGATGAAATAGAAGAGAACTACTTCTGACAAAGAGGAACTAGATATGTGCCTATTTCTTTGGAAGGGTCAATGGAATTATTCCTAGGCCAGTCCAGAAATCACGATTGCATCTAGTGGAGTCCAGACATAACTGGCAGGGTAATCTCATGCAGGTGTTGTTGGTTCTCCATATCCAcccattctgcatccatggattcaatcatcctgGCTTGAAAATATCTCCCCACAGTAATGGGAatagaagttttttaaaattaaaaatccacaaagcaaactttgattttgccatttccagAAGAGACACCCCTTTACTATGCCAcggtatataatggaacttgagcatccatggatttttatcCTTCATGGGGGTCCTGGAAACACACACtagagataccaagggcccattgtacAGGCAAAAGACAGCCTCACTGAATGCAATGGATGCTGCTCCATGTAGAATTGCAGTCTGGGTGGGATTGCTCTGTAAGTTTATCTCACCcttcccatttcttaaggtctCAAAATGGACAAAGATGGACAAAATTtccatccagcatttctgtgttctcatataatatgctgtgtcctggttggtccaacaagtgctctgctatggttgacttctttAGTTaagtcagtctgcagtgcctttcctttTCCTTGATTCATATTTGGGCATCACTGCAATTGGTGGTCCctacgtagacttgtccacagctgcatgctatatggtagactcctgcagaggtgagaggatccctcttctcctttgctgaatggagcatttgttggattttcttagtggattttcttagtggaccactctaacaaccactaagtcagactacacagagaagccactgaaattcacaagcaggtgaacaatttaaacagaaatgaaaatgaacaaaatctggctactggtatgaaaaaactctaaaatcaggacagtaaataaagaacaacactcagaagacaggggaatttcagacatgaatctatcagggccagctaatgcccctgaacaaaggattcccccaggcaataaacatccagatcttgaagctgacaggttattcagtgctaatcaaggtggccaattggagcattcccacttgcctccaacagacaagggttctttctcttaCCTTGgaccttctgcagatatataaaccctacttgactagtttctcacagatctcacaacctctgaggaagcctgccatagatgtgggcgaaatgtcaggagagaatgcttctggaacatacagctgggaaaactcacagcaacccagtgactctggtcatgaaagccttcaacaacatcccTTGAACTGTCCTGGCTCACTGCAATGGAGTGGTAGCTTGGTGAAgcactagagcagtggtcctcaacctatgggtccccaggtgttctgaccttcaacttccagaaatccgggccaatttaccagctgttaggatttctgggagttgaaggccaaaacatctggggacccacaggttgagaacccctgcacttctcggcagagaaggctacaggccTTGTGAAAAGGGCAGCTCTGGGGATGCCATAGCCTTGAGCCGGGCAGTTCAAGGGCTGTCTGTCAAGCTGCACGCATTTTCCCGTGTAGAGAGGCACGCTGAGAAGCTCAAAGCGCAAcgaagaagggggaaagggaaatCACGGGGGCCGCCGAGAGAAGggggcggtggggggggggggagagcagaaGATAGacaccccctctcccccccccggtctcgcacacacatacaaaaagccGTGCGAGTCAAGAAACTCATTCAAAGTCAGGACCAAATATGCCGCCGCACGGATCCCAACAAAGCGCGCTCTCCTTCGATCCAGGGGTCCCGGGCGGGATGTGGGCGGACACGGGAGGGTCACTcggcccccttccctccctccttcgctGCCGGGGAGGGGGGGTGCCCACGACTtcaccaagccccccccccccccccgccccagtcTGTGTAGCCGGACCCAGGCGCGCTTCCTGCCCCAACAGtaggagcgagcgagcgagcgagccgGGCGGCGGTgagtctcttcctcttcctctcgcgcggccgtccgtccgtccgtcaaGGCCACGAAAGGaataaaaggaaagagaaaatggaagcgaaggagggaagggaagggaaaaaggaaaggtgGCACTggcagggaaggagaaaggaaagaagacagACAGAGTAGGGAAATTGgtttgctgggagttttccgggctgtatggccatgttccagaagcattctctcctggcgtttcgcccacatctatggcaggcatcctcagaggttgtgagatctattggaaactaggcaagtggggtttatatagctgtggaaagtccagggtgggaggaagaactcttgtctgcttgaggcaggtgtgaatgttgcaattggccagcttgattcgcactgaataacctttcagcttcaagatctggctgcttcctgcctgggggaatcctttgttgggaggtgttagctggctggaatttccctgttttcggagtgttgttctttatttaatgtcctgattgtagtgtttttaatactggtagccagattttgttcattttcctggtttcctcatttctgttaaaattgtccacctgcatattgtggatttcagtggcttctccgtGAAGTCTGACATGgcggttgtcagagtggtccagcattcctgtgttctcacataatatgcgtatccaggttggttcatcaggtgctctgctatggctgacttctctggttgagttactctgcagtgcctttcatgttccttgatttgtgtctgagcatcactgcgtttggtggtccctacctAGACTTGTCCATAGTTGCGAGGTGATAGAGGGGATCCCTCTTtttctttgctgaacgtagcatttgttggattttcttggtgggtctctAGATAGAgcgtaggttgtgtttcttcatcagcttccctatgcggtcagtggttcccttgatgtatggtaagatcaattttcctctgggtggacctttgtctttcctctcatggcttgcagctcttctgatgtctgtgctgGAGTCCCCATTGGCCTGTTGagtccagtttaggtggttcagttccccttggaggaggtgggattCGCAGATCCTTTTTGGAGGGTCTGTCAGGACtttaattgtatttctttttttatttgggtgatggttggagtttttatgtaggcatctatccgtgtgtgtgtgtgtgtaagttttCTGTAGATTGTGTATGGCCGAATTGTTGATTGGGTGTGTGAatgactagggacctcatcacactagagcttggatacacttgaaatccactttagggaggggcctttaaacagctcagccaaatAGGTCCTGGGCTTCACCAAACCTCacaccccagaattctgtaggaggcagaaactggatttaaagcggattcatgctctagtgaaGGTATGGGTAAACCCAGGCCCGGCTGGATGCAGCCTTTGGGCTTTTTTCTCAGgtcctcctctctctcaccatattatccttcctccttccctctctctcttacttcattacctccctctttctccttccctccttccttcccttccacccttttgtccattcttccctctttccctccccttccttcctttgcttgcttgcttccttcccttttgtttttccttccttctcccttccctctctccattcccttccttctttccttccaaccttccatccatccatccatccatccatccatccatccatccatccttctcttcctccctcccttccttctctttttcattcctcctgggggatgtttagtTGAGTtaagagaaggtagagagggaatAATGAGAACCACGTTTCAAGATTTcaaagggtgtcccattgaggaggaggaggagggagggagacaacTGACTTTCTGCTGTTTTAGAGACCAGGGCTCAAggaagcaatggtttcaaatgacCAGGAAAAAGACTGAATTGAaaagatgaggaagaacttcttagaAAGTAGCctaggctgcctgggagtgtagtggagactccttctctggatgctttCCCACAGAGGttgtctattgggagtgctttgattgtgccttcttgcatggcagggggttcgactggatggcccttgggggtctctcttccagctctaggaatctaggattctatatcaggagtaggcaatactcccgtccaccatctcatcctgaggaaggctaacccttttgggatcccaACGTTGCCTGTCTTTCCTTCACTTCctgcctccaaaagagaagaggaagggggagggggaagggtaGGGAGGGGGGTTGAGGAGAAACCCCGTCTCATGGCCTCTCCACCCGCTCCGCTGACCATgcggcccccaagttagaaagtttgcccacgcctgctctagtgtgatgagggaGCAGGACATCTAGaagtggcagttttccttccttttccttttccatggtgaaCTGGATGTCTGTGTGGGTGCCCTTggagtggtccaggaacttgttgagttcttctcctccATGGCTGGGAAGAGAGGAtaggaagggggaaaggagaggaaagtggCCAGGGCAGGCCTTCTTTGGGGAAGGGCAGGAGGGGAAGAGGAGTTGTGGAGGGGGGAAATAGAGAGTACGTCGGGGCGAGCGAGCGCGCttggggaaagtggagggaggcTGGAGAGGCGGGGAGAGGGGGAGTGagtggggaaaggggagggaggctGGCAGGAGAggtggaggggagggaaggggaggcgGAAGGgccatcctctctctctctctctctctctctctctctctctccctctctttctctctctacgtCAGCCTCCTCCAGAGGATGGAcggcttcctcttcctcctctctttccatCTCCGTGAAGCCAACATGAAGGGAGTTGGGCGCTGAGGCGGAGGGCAGGGAAGGGAGAAGGCTGCTCCGCGTTGCCCCCCAACTCTCTCCCCgtctccttcccccctccccgaCTTCAGGCGGAGCGGGCGCCGTCGAGAGGCGCCACCATTCCTTCTCCCGGCCGcggcggaggcggaggaggcggcggcggaggagagCTGTCGGCGTTGGCTTCGCGGCTGTGGCAGCGGAGGCGGCGTCTGGTGTTGGGCGCCGCGGGGCTGGCCCTGGCCATGGGCCTGGTGCTGCTCATCGCCGTGCCGCTCCTGGTGCAGGCGCCGGCGCCCGGCGGGGCCCACTACGAGATGATGGGCACCTGCCGCATGATCTGCGACCCTTACAGCCccagcgccgccgccgccgcgtcCTCAACCGCCCGAGGCCCCGGGGGCACCACGGCCGCCCTGGAGGCGCTGCAGGAGCTGAGCGCCAACGACCCGCCGCCCCCTCCGCCGCCGCCCTTCCTGCAGGGGCCCAAGGGCGAGCCCGGGCGGCAGGGGAAGCCAGGACCGAGGGGACCCCCGGGGGAGCCCGGCCCGCCTGGCCCTAGGGGGCCCCCCGGCGAGAGGGGCGACTCCGGCAAGCCCGGCCTGCCTGGGCTCTCGCTGCCCGGGATCGGGGCCACCCCCGTGGCCGGAGGCGGCGTCCTGGGGCCCGGCTTCGGCGGGAGCAGCAGCAGCCCTCCTCCGGGGAGCGAGGCCTCGGCTTTCGGCGGGCCCAAGATCGCCTTCTACGTGGGCCTGAAGAGCCCCCACGAGGGCTACGAGGTGCTCAAGTTCGACGACGTCGTCACCAACCTGGGCAACCACTACGACCCGGCCTCGGGCAAGTTCTCCTGCCAGGTGCGCGGCATCTACTTCTTCACCTATCACATCCTCATGCGCGGCGGAGACGGGACCAGCATGTGGGCCGACCTCTGCAAGAACGGCCAGGTGGGTCTCCCAGGAGGTTGGGGGAGGAGAGAGATGTGCCCGGGCTCCTGGCCTTGCCGTCGGGTGCAGGGCCGGAGCTAGAAAAAACATCCggcggggcggggggcggggcggaggggttgaaactttttttaaagcgagtcatgaagagtagttccataatcaggctccatcgataaagtTCAGTGGACACTCACGAGGATTTGgtcagttaaaatccatgagtAAAACCTGAAAAAAATCGGGCGGGCGGGCTTGAACCCCTAAACAACCTtctcccttggctacagccctggtcgtgtgtgtgtgtgtgtgtgttctccgTTCCCTCCAGGCAGGTGACACGCGTTTGACCGCCACCAGCCTCCAGGGAAACTCTTTTCCGCCCGCAGAATCCATGCAGAATCCATACAATCCATGTTGTATGTTTCCCGGgatgcgtggccatgttccagaagcattctctcctgacgtttcttcccacatctatggcaggcatcgtcagaggttgtgaggtctgttggaaactaggcaagtggggtttacatctctgtggaaggtccagggtgggagaaggaacccttgtctgttggggacaagtgtgaacattgcaattgGCTACTTTGTttctcattgaatagcctttcagcttcaaagcctggctgcttactgcctggaggaatccttttttgggaggtgttacctggccttgattgattcatgtctgcaatt
Encoded here:
- the c1ql2 gene encoding complement C1q-like protein 2, encoding MGLVLLIAVPLLVQAPAPGGAHYEMMGTCRMICDPYSPSAAAAASSTARGPGGTTAALEALQELSANDPPPPPPPPFLQGPKGEPGRQGKPGPRGPPGEPGPPGPRGPPGERGDSGKPGLPGLSLPGIGATPVAGGGVLGPGFGGSSSSPPPGSEASAFGGPKIAFYVGLKSPHEGYEVLKFDDVVTNLGNHYDPASGKFSCQVRGIYFFTYHILMRGGDGTSMWADLCKNGQVRASAIAQDADQNYDYASNSVVLHLDSGDEVYVKLDGGKAHGGNNNKYSTFSGFLLYPD